In the Paenibacillus sp. FSL R7-0337 genome, GCCATGCCGATCATCTGCTTCTTCAGCCCGCGCTGCGGCACCAGCACTTTGATGCCCAGCCATTCCTGCAGGGCGGCTGCGCCCCCGGCCGCATCCACGGTCCCTTCGGCTGCCGCCTCCTGCTCCGCCTGCTCCTGCACAGCTTCATCAGCCGCTGCACCCGCAAGGACCTCACCCGCAATTCCCGTCTCACCGGTCTGCGCAATTGCCTCCGATTCATCTTCTGCGCCCAAGGCCGCCATCAGCGCCTGGCCGCTCGGCATAACGCCTGCCGCCTGCACACTGCTTCCCTGGCCGGGAGCGCCGCCTGCTTCCGGCGGAAGCATTCCGGCGCTTGCCATATCCGGCAGCAGGATTTCCTGCGGCAGCGCGGGGTTGTCGCTGTAATACTGCGTCACATAAGACATGAAGTCACTGTACGCCTCCCCGTAGAACGGAAAAGCCGACGAGTGGCGCTGAATCATTTTCCCCTGCCGCATATACAGAATCTGCACACACATCCAGCCCTTGTCCACCGCATAACCGAAGACGTCACGGTCCTTGGTGTCAGCCGTATTGATCTTCTGCTTCTCCATGACGGCATCGATGTGTTGAATCTGGTCGCGCAGCTCCTTGGCCCGCTCGAAATACAGCTCCTCGGCCGCCTCCTGCATCTTCTTCTGCAGATCCTTCTTCACCGCATCATGTCCGCCCCCGAGGAAGGAAGAGATATTCTGAATAATCTCCTCATAAGCCGACTTCGGCACTTCCTTCTCGCACGGCGCAAGGCACTGACCCATGTGATAGTACAGGCAGACCTCCTTCGGCATCACCCCGCATTTGCGCAGCGGATACATCCGGTCGAGCAGCTTCTTGGTCTGCTGGGCGGCGTAGCTGTTCGGATACGGGCCGAAATATTTAGCTTTATCTTTCAGCACCCGGCGGGTAACCTCCAGGCGCGGATGGGCTTCATTAGTGATTTTCAGATAAGGAAAGGTCTTGTCATCCTTAAGCAGCACGTTGTAGCGCGGCATATGCTTCTTGATCAGATTGCACTCCAGAATGAGTGCTTCCATATTGCTCGATGTCACGATATATTCGAAATCAACAATATTGGCGACCAGCCGCTGCGTCTTCCCGTTGTGACTGCCGGTAAAATAAGAGCGTACACGGTTCTTCAGCACTTTGGCCTTGCCGACATAGATGATCGTGCCCTCTTGATTCTTCATCAGATAGCAGCCGGGCAGATCAGGCAGCAGCGCAAGCTTGTTGCGGATATTATCCATATAATCCATAAGTTCTCCCCCACCTGTTACTACACGGTTATAAGGTAAGTTTAGAATAGAATGTACTACATATTCAAGCCTTAATATAGAACACCCGTTTCTATTGACAGACAAAGCGCCCTCGGAGTACCGAAGGCGCTTTGTCTGAAGGGGCCGCGAGGCCCCGGTTACAGCATATGATCATACATTATTGGTGCTTAGCTACGATATTCTTAAGGGAATCCTTGGAGTTCAGTCCTACGACTTTGTCTACAGGCTGGCCGTCTTTGAAGAAGATCAGAGTAGGAATACTCATTACTCCAAAACGGGACGCTGTCTCCGGATTCTCATCCACGTTCAATTTAGCGATCTTCACATCGTCACCCAGCTCGGTGGACAATTCCTCGAGAATTGGGGCAAGCATTTTGCAAGGGCCGCACCAAGGTGCCCAGAAATCTACTACTACAGTACCTTGACCTTCCACTTCATTCACGAAGGATTGGTCAGACACGTTCACGATAGCCATGATATTGTTCCTCCTCAAAAAGTTTTGTGAGCTTAAGCTGTACGAAATAACTTCCGCTTCTATAGCCTGAGCCAAGTCCGCAGAATTTACTCCGAAATCATAGCGGGATAAAATGCTTCATGTAATATGATAACCAAATTATCATTTACCGACACATCCTCAGTATAACATAAATACAATGCATTTGTTATATATTTTAAGAAATTATATTGTATAAAATTAATTTGTAATATCCAGCTTCATCGTCCAGGAGGTTCCAGAAATTCCGTGAAACTGAAATCCGAGTCTGTCATATAGCCGGACGGCCGCCTGATTCTCCGGATCAACGCTGAGAGAAAGGGCGGTGTACCCCTCGGATACAGCTTGTTGAGTGATGGCCTGCATGAGTCTGATTCCTACCCCCCGCTGCCTATAGTCAGACCGTATAGCCACACCTAATTCTGGCGTCTGCGCATCCACAAATCCGTAGCCCTGGTTCGTCTCGTCAAATAGCCTGTACCAGGCGGCACCTGCGGGAATATTATCAATAAGGGCAATAAGAGCCGTATCGCCTTGTCTGCCCCAATTCTCGTTATATTTCACCATCCCCGGAGAATTCAGCAGCTCACTTCTGGGAGGCTTCCCTTGTTCGATATGTATGGACTCATAATGCATATCCATAAGAAAATCATATTCCTGCGGTTCCATAGGTCTTATATGTATCATAAAATCACCCTTCTGGCAGCAGATATAGGAATGAACGCCGATCTTATCTTTACATCTTCCCTGCATCTTCGTATACTTGAAGAAAGCACATTAATTGTCAATGACTTCTCTCACATGTATAACTGTAACCCACTTCATGCAGTCATGCAACAGCAAGGAGGAAGAAGCGAATGGACGTCAATGTCAACGCACAGGTCCGTGACCCGCGGGAGCATGTCAATGAGGAGCCCCGCCACGATCTCGGTGATCTGATGGTCGGTTTCTTCGGGATGACCGGCTTCATGACCGTGGTCTTCTTCGGAATGGTAATCATCAAGTATTTGTCCGAATAGCTGCTCAGGTGCAGTGTCCGGTATTCTTCGCCCAGATCAGGGCGGGATGCCGGATTTTTTTGCGTTCATTTTGCGGTTTATCAAGAATCATTAGTAATAACATAAATTTACAATTTAATAAAAAGAAAACACATTTTTGTTTCACAGGAGCCGTGTTACTCTGTAAGCGAAAGCGCTCTTATACCCTATTTTGAGGAGGAAAAAAGAATGAAAAAGCTTGTCAGCCTTGCTGTCGCAGGCTTGTTGGCATCGGCGCTATATTCCCCGGTATCGTTCGCCGACAACCCTGTTGTACAGACCATCTACACGGCAGACCCGGCCCCGCTTGTATACAATGATACGGTCTACCTGTACACCGGACATGACGAAGACAACTCGACCTACTATACGATGAATGATTGGAGGGTCTACTCTTCCAAGGACATGGCGAACTGGACAGATCACGGGTCACCGCTATCCTATAAGGCGTTCAGCTGGTCGAGCGGAGAAGCTTGGGCCAGCCAGGTCATTGAGCGCAACGGCAAATTCTACTTTTATGTCACGGCCAAAAGCACTTCGCTCGGACGGCCCGCCATCGGCGTCGCCGTCTCAAACAGCCCGACCGGGCCGTTCGTGGACGCTATCGGCAAACCGCTCGTCTCCAGCAGCTGGGGCGACATTGATCCGACGGTATATGTGGACAGTGACGGCCAGGCTTATCTCTACTGGGGGAACCCGACACTGAAATATGTGAAGCTGAACCCGGATATGATCTCCTACAACCAGAGTACGGGTATTGTCCAGGTGCCTATGACCACAGACAGCTTCGGTGTACGAAACGGCAATGCTGACAGACCGACCCTCTACGAAGAAGGACCCTGGTTCTACAAACGCGGCAGCTTATACTACATGGTCTACGGCGCAAGCGGCATTCCTGAGAATATCGCCTACTCCACCAGCTCTTCGCCTACCGGCCCATGGAAGTACCGGGGAATTATCATGCCCACGCAGGGCGGCAGCTTCACGAATCACCCGGGCATCATCGACTTCAAAGGACGCTCTTATTTCTTTTATCACAATGGCGCACTGCCTGGAGGAGGCGGCTTCACCCGGTCAGTGGGGGTAGAGCAATTCACCTACAACGCGGACGGAAGCTTCCCGGTCATCAACATGACAACCGCCGGGCCACAGACCCTCGCCACCCTTAACCCCTATGTCAGAACACAAGCCGAGACCAGCGCATGGGCAGCCGGGGTAGAGACCGAGCCCACCTCGGATACAGACGTGGGAATGAATGTCGGCTTCATCGATCACGGCGATTATCTCAAAATCAAGAATGTGAACTTCGGCGCCGGAGCTTCCGGCTTCGAGACCCGGGTAGCGTCAGCAGGCAGCGGCGGTAATATCGAGCTGCGGCTGGACAGTCCAACTGGAACACTGATCGGCACCTGTACGGTACAGAATACGGGTGGCTGGCAGAGCTGGGTAACCAAGACCTGCACGGTCAGCGGAGCAAGCGGGACTCATGACCTTTACCTGAAATTCACAGGCGGCAGCGGATACCTGTTCAATATCAATTGGTGGAAATTTAGCGCCAGCTAAATTCTAAGCATAGCAAAAAGGGGACCCCGGCCAGATGCTGGCGGAGTCCCCTTTTTATAAAATAATAAAAACTCAGCCTCTGGCCTTGCCGCGCTGGTTCTCCCCATGCAGTGGAATAACATCCACGAACGGGGCGATCCGGTCCATCAGCCTCTGGCCCTTGTAGGCTTCTTCGCCGTCCTTGCTAGTGATGCTGAGATGCTTCTCCAGCCCGTCCAGCGGATAATTCGAGGTGTAGAAGGTCGGCTTGCGGTTCATCCGGTAGTTCAGGATCGCTCCGAGGACATGGTCACGCGCCCAGGGATTGAGATTCTCGGCTCCGATGTCATCGAAGATAAGCAGATCACAGTTCTTCATCGTATCGACCATTTCCTTCAGCTTCTGGTTGTCCATCATGATCAGCTTCAGTTCCTCGATGAAATCCGGCATATAGACAATCACGCCGCTGTAGCCCGAGATAGCCAGCTCATGGAGCAGATAGCACATCAGGAAGGTTTTGCCGGTGCCGAAGCTGCCCTGCAGATAAATGCCCCGCGAAGTCAGGCCCTCTGCCCGCACAGCTCCTATATAGTCAAATATCTTGTTCACAGCTGAGGCCCGCCGGGGGTCCTTGCCCATAATATCCATCTCATCATATCCGCCGTTCAGCACCCGCTCATCCACATAGAAGCTGCGAATCCGCTTGCGGACATTATCCTGATTATCCTGCGCAATCTTCAGCTTACACGGTGTCTTGCGTTCATATAGATCCGTTACACCGTTCACCGTCTCCACCGACAGCTTGCTGTAATGCCCCTGGAAATCATTCGGACAATTCGCCAAGCCGGGACAGTTCTTACAATGCCGGTCCTCCTCGACATATTGGTACAGACGGCTCAAGTGCAGCCGCAGCCGGGACTCGTCCAGCTCGGGGTGCTCAGCCTGAAGCTCCTTGACCAGGGGATGATTCAGCAGGGTCTGCTCCAGGTCACGGGAGCGCTGGCGCAGAGCAGGGTTGTTCATCGAACGCAGCACTTCGCCCATAGACTCCATCGCTGCACCTCACTTTCTTCAGGGCGTTCTCAGAACGCCTTTTTTCTTGCTGGCCTTGATCTCGGCCGCTTTCTTCATCATCGCCGCGAATTCCTCTTCCGATACGGTTCCGGCGCTGCCGTCATCAAGCACAATCGGAATCTCCTGCTTGCCGGACCGCCCGCCGCTCTTCGCATAAGAACGCTGACGGGTTCCCGCGGTGCCTGTGCTTGAGGAGGCGGAAGCCGCCCCCTTGCCCTTCACCTTCGACTGGTCGCGGATATAGCGCACAGCCTTCTCGTAAGTATTCACCTGCTTCACCAGCATATTGGAGGCAATCGCCTCCACGAAGTTGCGGTTCATCCGCTGATCGCCGCCGGAAGCCACCATCGTCATCAGATAATGGATCA is a window encoding:
- the uvrC gene encoding excinuclease ABC subunit UvrC, yielding MDYMDNIRNKLALLPDLPGCYLMKNQEGTIIYVGKAKVLKNRVRSYFTGSHNGKTQRLVANIVDFEYIVTSSNMEALILECNLIKKHMPRYNVLLKDDKTFPYLKITNEAHPRLEVTRRVLKDKAKYFGPYPNSYAAQQTKKLLDRMYPLRKCGVMPKEVCLYYHMGQCLAPCEKEVPKSAYEEIIQNISSFLGGGHDAVKKDLQKKMQEAAEELYFERAKELRDQIQHIDAVMEKQKINTADTKDRDVFGYAVDKGWMCVQILYMRQGKMIQRHSSAFPFYGEAYSDFMSYVTQYYSDNPALPQEILLPDMASAGMLPPEAGGAPGQGSSVQAAGVMPSGQALMAALGAEDESEAIAQTGETGIAGEVLAGAAADEAVQEQAEQEAAAEGTVDAAGGAAALQEWLGIKVLVPQRGLKKQMIGMACQNSRVALNEKFRLIERDEERTSGAASSLGQSLGLDSLNRIEAFDNSNIQGANPVSAMVVFIDGKPARKEYRKYKVRTVQGPDDYETMREVIRRRYERVLKENLPQPDLIVVDGGKGQISSAIDILQNELGLFIPVCGLVKDDKHRTAQLLVGDSAEPVSLARDSQEFYLLQRIQDEVHRFAITFHREQRGKSMVTSKLDSIPGIGDKRRKLLLKHFGSLKKIKEASIEDFKVLSIGEKLAGQILEALNDEEPSI
- the trxA gene encoding thioredoxin, producing MAIVNVSDQSFVNEVEGQGTVVVDFWAPWCGPCKMLAPILEELSTELGDDVKIAKLNVDENPETASRFGVMSIPTLIFFKDGQPVDKVVGLNSKDSLKNIVAKHQ
- a CDS encoding GNAT family N-acetyltransferase, translated to MIHIRPMEPQEYDFLMDMHYESIHIEQGKPPRSELLNSPGMVKYNENWGRQGDTALIALIDNIPAGAAWYRLFDETNQGYGFVDAQTPELGVAIRSDYRQRGVGIRLMQAITQQAVSEGYTALSLSVDPENQAAVRLYDRLGFQFHGISGTSWTMKLDITN
- a CDS encoding YqzM family protein gives rise to the protein MDVNVNAQVRDPREHVNEEPRHDLGDLMVGFFGMTGFMTVVFFGMVIIKYLSE
- a CDS encoding glycoside hydrolase family 43 protein, producing the protein MKKLVSLAVAGLLASALYSPVSFADNPVVQTIYTADPAPLVYNDTVYLYTGHDEDNSTYYTMNDWRVYSSKDMANWTDHGSPLSYKAFSWSSGEAWASQVIERNGKFYFYVTAKSTSLGRPAIGVAVSNSPTGPFVDAIGKPLVSSSWGDIDPTVYVDSDGQAYLYWGNPTLKYVKLNPDMISYNQSTGIVQVPMTTDSFGVRNGNADRPTLYEEGPWFYKRGSLYYMVYGASGIPENIAYSTSSSPTGPWKYRGIIMPTQGGSFTNHPGIIDFKGRSYFFYHNGALPGGGGFTRSVGVEQFTYNADGSFPVINMTTAGPQTLATLNPYVRTQAETSAWAAGVETEPTSDTDVGMNVGFIDHGDYLKIKNVNFGAGASGFETRVASAGSGGNIELRLDSPTGTLIGTCTVQNTGGWQSWVTKTCTVSGASGTHDLYLKFTGGSGYLFNINWWKFSAS
- the dnaI gene encoding primosomal protein DnaI; this encodes MESMGEVLRSMNNPALRQRSRDLEQTLLNHPLVKELQAEHPELDESRLRLHLSRLYQYVEEDRHCKNCPGLANCPNDFQGHYSKLSVETVNGVTDLYERKTPCKLKIAQDNQDNVRKRIRSFYVDERVLNGGYDEMDIMGKDPRRASAVNKIFDYIGAVRAEGLTSRGIYLQGSFGTGKTFLMCYLLHELAISGYSGVIVYMPDFIEELKLIMMDNQKLKEMVDTMKNCDLLIFDDIGAENLNPWARDHVLGAILNYRMNRKPTFYTSNYPLDGLEKHLSITSKDGEEAYKGQRLMDRIAPFVDVIPLHGENQRGKARG